Below is a window of Xiphophorus maculatus strain JP 163 A chromosome 19, X_maculatus-5.0-male, whole genome shotgun sequence DNA.
aagctaatgttagccacaaagtttaaagaaagtaaaactcaccttcttaaaacctttctccagcttacttgtcgAGGCTTTGGATCAATGTACATCATTAAtcgttaccttggacaagccctgcaaacacccagtgtaaagagcctttttcagtAGATGGGAAactgagccgcttttccccgaacgcggaggtgcaaagagcccattgataacattcaggttttttttgtttgttttttagatggCTCCCCGCTCAGGGCGCCCTTCTGTCCTGGATGATGCTCTAACTACTAAACTGGAAAGTTCTGcctgttttctatttgttacCTGCGTATTGAGTCAATGGGGATTCGGTCCCATCTTAGGTTAAAAAGTCCCTCTAAGCTCTGTGTGAGTGGGTAAATCGTGACTATTTTTAACATAGGACCTTTTTCTGATTCCATGTATGAAAAGTGACTAGTTATTGGTTGGTGAAAGCTACAGAAATGGCTTTatgataaaccaaaaaaaaacatcaataactTCAGCAACAcggtttaaaaatgttcagtattCAGTATTGCAATATTTGCACAAACCccttttcattaaaaactgtaggtgaaaaacgttttactttaaaaaaaaagacacaaagaccagcaagatgtttatttttaattcatgagGGTTAATGACAACAATTAATCaggaaataatataaaaaggcATTCTAGATATATTTCACAGTtctcacacccacacacattaaaaaccaaatacttttttttttaacatttgttccTCGGAGATTGATAAATCATTCATTAGCGATATACAGTACAGATCATCAGCAGCTTGAAACTGGAGTTCGGTGGAGCTGCTTTTAGACATGCACAttcaaagagagagaaaacaaaaataaaaacaacaccaGACACCCAGCTTACTGTTAACATCTTATTCATGCACTTACTTGCAGACAAGCGTCTCTGCGTGACTCAAAGTTCCTTCACACACATATTGCAGAGAATACATTTAGGTTAGCCAGTTAAGATATTTACTGCATATGAATTATGCAGAGACGTTTCCTTAGAAAAGGGTAATAATCGCATCTACAGTATTGCTTTCAAGCCTAATGAAAAATGCATACACTGGCGAAGAGTGCAAAACAAAGCATTCCGTTTTCTGGATGTTTAGCAGACCACTCACCACTGGGTGGCAGCACTTCATCTGAGATGCAGAGCAGCTCTCTCAGGAGAGCCACGCGCAGATAAAACTCCACGTGTAACGCATCAACACAGGAGAAGGTCATAGTGAACACTTAGTCAAGCAGAACTgtggaaacattaaaaagggtaatgtttttttattattatttattgagtTTATCTAGAGTCTGCTATGACATTTTGAGTCTATATTCAGTTTAGTTATGTTCCTTTTTTCCCAGGAACATGTTTAGAAAAGAGTCATTTGACGGAGGCTGTCAGCCTGTGATCCCATACAGGGTTTCGATTCAagccaataaaaacatgcttaatCTTACTGATATGTCTTTTATAACTACTGACGTTACTCATGAATGTTTCTCgtggcttttttgtttttaaattctctAGAAATATGCTTATGGTATCTACAGAGCCTTCCAAAAgcacttatttttttatgtcaactacacaccaaatgtgttttacctggattttatgtgaccgACGAACACAAAGGAGCACGTCACATGAGTTTGCaagtcaaaatctgaaaattgttaCTTGTAATCTGTCTTTACCGTCATTGTGAAGTGGCGTGTGGTTTGtagaaacaaacatctgaggccttcacagaaatagctgtatttatactgagattcGATTACACACACATGACTTCTGAGGGCAATAAGTTGCACTATTTCTGGTGTCAGGGTAAAGAGTGTTGAATATATTCCTCCTAGCacatatttatgtaattattttgaTTGTAAAATAGGTTGAACACAATGTGTTAATTCCACTGTACATTTATGACTACTTTGTGTCGGTTTATCACATGGACCCCATCCAAATACACTGAATTTTGTAATCGCAAAAAATGccaatgcttttgcaaggctctgTGAATtgtgtgggggttttttttacagtaattacTGTTACATCAGACTTTTAAGTCTTTCCCATACTCAAGATAGCATCAAACCACACAAAGTGGTAATtgcagacagagacacacaagataattcttaaaaaaaataaaaataaaaaattgcaaaagGCTTTTATGTTGATGGCCATGACTCGCAGTCGTCACAGACTTTAGCATATAGGTAATAGAAATGATGTCAAGaggaataattttatttatcctccccatatttaccaaaaaaacacacatatatgtCCAattacacgcacacacacacacaaaaaaaaacacagtaggAAAGCATCCATGCAAAGCCATGACCTGCTTACTTACAGTTTAGTGGTTCAACGTGTGGCTCAGGGACACTTTGACATGCTAGGAGAAGACAACCGCAGACCCTCGCTGATAACCAGCAACTTCTGTCATTCTATTCGCACATGCAGCACTGTGATTCATCAGACATACATTATGGTTGTTGATTGAATAAACGGGCTGAAAGAAGATCTttccatgcattttttttttattttttatgtgatccTTGAGAACCAaagtgaaaaagtaaataatggCGAAACCCTGCTACTGGGGAAGGATACATTCTTAAAGGTCCATTGCTGCAGAATGTGATGAAAATGCTGCCAAGTGAACATTAGCCAAAGTGTTTCCTTCAAGCGACTTAAAAGCctttattaaagaaattaaatttggCCTGGTGTGACTTTTAATTCACACAAACGGGTGTGATGCGGCGGCCACAGTGTTTCACAAGGACAGTTTTTGCTGTCGCACCACGTCAATGCTTACGTTCACATTAAGAGTGATGGTGGCAGAAAGACAACAAGTTTGGAGATATATCAcgcaaaagaaaagcaaacattatTAACAGTGTTAATTTAATTGCTGCTTTGCCAACTCGCAACCTCAATTCACACACTCCCAcacccccacccacacacacacacacgttacCTACATTAGTAATTTTCTTCAGCCATTTCATACCCATAACCATACCATTTCATACATCCATATAAATAATACCAAGACTAAATCATCTTACCTTTTTTTGTAGTCAAGTGTTTTTGTGTATTACTATAGACAAATGGTCAGAAAATGCCCAAATCTTATGTataatttaaatagtttgtAAAATAGTTTCCAAAATCTTATTACTTCTAAgcattttggttctgattccCATTTAGGCCGGTTGTCTTAAAGATCAATGAAAGCAGAATAACAATGAGCAACCTTCTGTATGTTGTTGTTTAGCCAAGTCATATAGCCACATTTTCTTACATAGCTATGATTAGAGTGTGGAAAGACATGTTAAATTATGCCTTCTCAAAGCCAGTATGAAACTGGTGAATACagatctgaaaacaaacaaaacaaaaagttctgTAGTAGCCAACTCCGAATTGTACCCTGCCAAAAAAAGGTCTACAAGTCCGTAAATGGATGCATTTCTTGTTAAAAAGGAATAAAGTGGATATTTGATTTttacaattcttgcatccataagctgtaatacagttgacTGGGAAAAGCTACCACTAGCAGAAAACTTGAGCCTCATATTCGCTCCTTTTTCATTGAAGTCAACCGGTCAAAGCGGAAATCTGGACCAGTGTCAATACTCCTAGTCTAAAATCTTCAGAAAATaatatacaattaaataaatcataagtGAGCTTCATAAATTTCCAACTACCAAGACAATAAATTGGTCCTGTACCAAATGGAAGTGGTTCCGGGTCAAATGGTACTGGTTGTGTGAGAAAGAAGGGTACGAATTGGTGAAATTGCACGCAGCTCTGAAGACAGGTGTAACACAAACAGAGTTTTAGGTCATTCTCCCCTAATTCTAAacttgaaaccagatatttccATCAACTGTATAAGCAAGACAGTTTTATCGTATTCTCTAATATTACGTCAGACTTGCCTTTTCCTGTTTCCAGTTAGCgccaccaaaattattttttatcagcaccagaataatgaaagaaatttttcatttctataACTTTCTTTAAGTTTATAGTTCCAAGATTACATTTAGTGAGTCCAGATAATGAGAATGATCTCATGGCTTTGGGATCTTCTAACTCAAATTGAAGAATATCTGTGAACCTGTGGATATTCTTTAAAATGAAGCCTAGgcacaaattcaaactggaagactcttttatccccacctgcatcatccaacCAGAGCTCCCGGCTCATTACCGTTGATTGATCGACGCCGGTCCAAGActcgtcacgtccaatcactgTCCAAgccccagctgataaggaccacCATCCATGGCGTCCTGCGCTTTCCAGCAGAGCTCAGCCCACCTCCACCCCTTCACCTCCACTCGCTCGGCTATCCGGCCGCATCCTTCATcgcctccaccaccagtgctgggtcccgggggatgacgttcctaacagcatatGGAGAAAGCTCATCCGAGCCCATCGCAAAGTTTAAGATAATtgatgtcctcagccggggcccgagcgccacaGATTTAATTCATGTTCTTAATaaacttttctaattgtttcccttttctccgtctgagtctctccagattgaaataacTGATCAATCATTTTTCTGGTCTGattagtctgatttaatatcATACAGTGAGAGAAAAATGGTTATGTCTTCTTATAAAGTGCATGTTAATATCTAGTTTTATTTGTGCCTATTATGAGCTTTAGCACCTTATGAGAATAAGCATGGGCCTTCACCATGCATCCTGACAACTTACCTCCATACCAAGGTATTTAAGACTCAGGTGACTGTTAGGTTTTCTTTAAAGACGCATGTTTTATAAAGAGTTTGTCATGTATAATCAATGACTTGGCTGttggtgtgggtgtgtgtgtgtgtgttggcgtgtgtgtgtgtgtgtgtgtgtgtgtgtgtgggggtgaaCGTGCACTGTTTTGACGGAGGAAAGTAGAGGCCGGCTCTTTggtatgcttaaaaaaaaaaaagtttgggaaTACCCACAGCAGCACTTCTATTGCTGTTTAATCAGAGGCTGATTCaattactaaaagaaaaattgcaCATGCGACCCTAATATAGATTACTTCTTACAACGTAACCACAACAAAATTCCTCATATCTTCATAGTTTTTTCTATACTGACAACTCGAAAGATCATCTTAAATATTACACATTcctttgaatttaaagaaagtcCGGCATTTGGGTGTCTAGCTGATACTTCGTGGCTGTGCTGctttcatttaacatttctatgaggcaagagaactgttCTTACATAGATTGGTGCATActtaaataacacaaatactgttttttttccaagaagtCTTTTTACAGAACAATAACACTAATCTCTGcaaaagtgctttttttaaatcctaTATTCTGAGCTCCAAGAAggagttttaaagtttaatccaGATCATTGAATATCCTAGCATGAGGGTCAGCCCCATGTAAATGGGTGGATGTAATGTGGAATGCAGTATTGACAGTAGCATTATGAGTCTCTGTTTAGCTAACAACAGTGAGTATTTGGGATTTGAAGCTTCAGTTAGACATTTGTTTTCTGGCTTCATCAGCACTAACTAACTTATTCTTGATGGCTGTCTCTCAATCTCATGCACTAAAGGGTGAGGATTGCATATGGAAAAGTGCCAGTGGCAGGTCAAGGAGGTATGACAGAGTCCCCTGCAAATTGACTCAATCAACTTTAAGGTAGCCATTTGAATTAAAGTCACTCCCCCGCCTTTGTTCTCGTTGTCTGTTGCCTTCCAAAGTTTCTCCagcacctcctcctcctccagcatcATGCCGATGGTTTGACCAGCCATCCTCGGGCCCTTCATCGAAGCGCAGCCGCAGGGTTTTGCGGATAACAAAGCGCTCCACGATGAAGGAGGCGCAGAACCACGGCACGGCGTACTCGGCCGTGATCAACCCCATGAAGTTGTAGCGGAACTCGGTGTAGTCCCAGGGACAGGCATTGAACTGCCGAAGCAGCAGCCCCGTCCCGAACTCCCACAGGTAGGTCCACAGAGTGTAGATGATGCAGCGCAGCAGCACGGGGCAGCGGCCGCGCAACTTCAAGTACATCCGCTCTACAATGAGGATGCAGGTGCCGTAGATGAAGAGGGCCCACACGCTGGTCACACCGGGGAATTTCCAGTTGCAGTTGACCACAAACTCCCAGGCAGCAGTGAACATCACTTCACAGAAGTAGCCATGGATGGCGTAGAGGTACCAGCGGGAGAGAGCCGTGAGAGGAACAGGGTCCCTTGACGTTTCTAAGGTTACCATGGTTCCTCTTGTGGGTTTCACACAGATTTCCTATTTGTATGTACAGGATTCAGATCTGAAAAGAGAGCAAATAAAGACTTCAGAAATGATAATTTGGAAAACCTGCTAACCTTTATTCAACTCTGGTACCAAAGGAAAGGACATTTGTActtggttgatttttttcattgccATAACAATGTTTCATGGAACTGAATCTCATACTGCTGAGCAGTCTGTTTATTGTCCCTCAAATTGTGCcacatttgtaaagaaatgCTTTTGGGGGTTGAGCAGCAGAGTTGAGTATGTGGGTTGCTCTCATGAAAGACTTGTCAAAAACTAAACAGAGCGATAGTGTGGGGTGACATTTCATCATTGTCAACATCGGAAGCAATCTTGACAGAAGAGGTATCAAAATGAGATCCTACAAAAAGTGGCAATCCCATATTTGCCCTCTTTGGGACCCAAATCTAACCTCAATAATGTTAATGCCCAACAGAAAGAGCTGTTACAGATACTATCTTCAAAACTTAACGgaagagaaaatatttcctcCCTGCAGTCCTGACCTCAACCTCATTGAACACTGGCGTCAAAGTGACCAACGCAACTACATGCGACAATTGCTGGTTGAAGAGTAGTATGCCATCTCACACCTATGGGCGACCAAGTTGGTGATCAGAATGAGGAGAAGGTGGCAGGATGTTGTGGCTGCATACGACACACTGCTGAGGCCTCAGTTTATTCAattaatggggtttttttgtaattgctTCATCAAGGTTCAATCCCATAGGCCAACTGATCACACTCAACAAGAATAAGTAGCAGAATAAACTACTTGGTATTAGCAGAGATGATTTGAAAGGTTTTCCTTTGCCACAACCCATATACTCAACTCTGTTGCTCAACTCACAAATGCATTTTCCTTACAAATGTGGCaccatttaaaaggaaattttaaaaaagctttacaATGGCATAAGATTTATTGAAAAAGGTATtgctacaaaagaaaaaaaatcgaTAAAACAGAAGTTGCCAAGTTGTTTTCTCAGTCTCCAAGATGGATTATTAACACAAGACATCTAGCAAATAATATGTGAACAGCAATGTGCCAACACAGAAATAGCAGTGGGGAGTCAATACAAAGTTTCCATCACGTACGGACAGGAGGAGTGCAGTAGAAGATGTAATAAAATCTCCAAAGCTCGCTGTTAGCGAACCACAGTCAAGAGTGGAGTCTCAGGTCACCGagtttccatagcaaccacAACATGCTGTTGCGATATAACCAAATGGTTCGGGGtgatgccagaaaaaaaaaaaagccttaacAGATGGAAACACAAAAGGAAATTCTACTAGGAGTTGAATTGGAAGGGCGTTCTTTGGTCAGAGGAGACGAGGACTGAGCGATTCAGCAACAAAATATGTAAGACGCAGGATGAGTCGAGGAAAAGTATCTCATGTTCAATGCAAAGGATAGTGGAAGATTGGTAATGCAGGGGGCCTGCTTTTCATTCATGCATCCTGAGAACTTTTATAAAGTGTATGGCTCCATGacctctttgaaataaaatgtaaaaacatctaCATTTAATCTGAATAGAAGTATAGAACATGAGTCTTATTGGGTATTTCTGCAGCttaataatcaaaacacaaaccaaattGAACCCAACACAGACATGGCCGccacaaaacaaatcaacattCTTCCATGACTATCACAGTATCAGGATCTGCCTCCTACAGAAAACCTGTTTGGGTGAGATGTGGAAAATAAAGCGTTAAATGTGTCAGACACTGCATTCTGGTTTGTTTGCTTTGCTCCCTGCAAGATTGTTGTGTTAAGCCTCCTGTTTAGTTTGTATCAAAGTTGTTGGTCCGGATAGtctagtttgttgtttttggatttCACCCAAATGAATGCTGCTGAATGCCATTTATTTAGTAATAAAACCTTTTAGTTTCAACTATCTGGCCCCAGGGAATCCAGAATTACTGTCATGAAACTCTGTTTCATGACAgggtaaaaatgtataattcatAAGGCAGCAAGGTTCTGACAGTGACATTTCAATTTCTGAGAATACTTGTGAAAGACACTGCAACTGCTTGTAGagattttccaaaaaattacaataattattCCTCATTATAAAACACTGACATGCAGTACATCCCGTCTTAAGCAATGATTGCAGCCTAACTGTCCAAACAGAGTCTGCTGCCTACAGAATTAAACAGGATTTGCTGCCATCTCCAGCAACAGCCATCTGGCCAAATCAAAAGTGAAATCTTCAGGATTAGAAATTTAATTGCGTGGGGTGCTAAGTCACTTTTAAATTAAGCCAAGGCAGTGAAACACTGCAGGCATCAGGAGATTTAATTAAAGACTAGAGGCTGATGAAGCACTTAAAGTGTACAACCTTCCCTCAGCTGATGCTATTTACACAGTGAGGGGGTTTCTTATGTAACGTATAGCTTTGTCATCGGACTGCCTACATCAACACTCTGCATCTCCAACTCGTGCTGCTTGACAAACATTTCGTGCTGACATATCAGGTATCAGAAATCCCACAAAGGGACAGGCCCGTTCGCAGCTCTGCTCCACACATCGCGTCTTAAATTAGAAGAACACTGAATGCAAACAGCACAATGACGAATTCAAAGACCATTTTACGCAACAAGGCCACGCAGTTTATATCCTTTACCATACAATGTCTCCAGAGGAAGCTGTCATAGCAACAACGATTATACAATAGATCACAAACGCTTGGTGAAATTACATCTTAGTACGAGGCTACAAGTACAAACACA
It encodes the following:
- the LOC102230714 gene encoding transmembrane protein 229b-like, with product MVTLETSRDPVPLTALSRWYLYAIHGYFCEVMFTAAWEFVVNCNWKFPGVTSVWALFIYGTCILIVERMYLKLRGRCPVLLRCIIYTLWTYLWEFGTGLLLRQFNACPWDYTEFRYNFMGLITAEYAVPWFCASFIVERFVIRKTLRLRFDEGPEDGWSNHRHDAGGGGGAGETLEGNRQREQRRGSDFNSNGYLKVD